The Drosophila innubila isolate TH190305 chromosome 3R unlocalized genomic scaffold, UK_Dinn_1.0 2_E_3R, whole genome shotgun sequence genome has a segment encoding these proteins:
- the LOC117791784 gene encoding glutamate receptor ionotropic, kainate 2 isoform X2: MPRQIIRDAATRWGTVRGSHWAISSISSISLISLCVFANLIDSCRTERTNVGLIYENTNPDVEKIFHLAIDKANEENEELKLHGVAVAIEPNNAFETSKKLCKMLRQNLVAVFGPSTNLAARHALSICDAKELPFLDTRWDFSTQLPTINLHPHPTQLGVALKDLVSALGWEKFTIIYESGEYLVTVNELLQMYGPMGPTITLRRYDLDLNGNYRNVLRRIRNSDDDSFVVVGSMETLPEFFKQAQQVGLLTSDYRYIIGNLDWHTMDLEPYQHADANITGMRFVSPDSEQVQEVAKALYESEEPFQNVSCPLTNSMALIYDGIQLLAETYKHVNFRPMQLSCGDNSAWDKGYSIVNYMKSLTLNGLTGAIRFDYEGLRTDFQLEVIELSVSGMLQIGQWSTEGGFEMNRPAPPHTLEPDMRSLMNKSFVVVTAISEPYGMLKETAEKQEGNAQFEGFGIELIDELSKKLGFSYTFYLQPDNKYGGLDPKTGEWNGMLREIIDNRADMGITDLTMTSERESGVDFTIPFMNLGIAILFRKPMKEPPKLFSFMSPFSGEVWLWLGLGYMGVSISMFVLGRLSPAEWDNPYPCIEEPTELENQFSFANCLWFSIGALLQQGSELAPKAFSTRAVAASWWFFTLILVSSYTANLAAFLTVESLVTPINDADDLSKNKGGVNYGAKIGGSTFTFFKDAKYPTYQKMYEFMKDNPEFMTNSNQEGVDRVENSNYAFLMESTTIEYITERRCTLTQVGALLDEKGYGIAMRKNWPYRDVLSQAILELQEQGVLTKMKTKWWKEKRGGGACSEEPDSDASSLGFANLGGVYLVMFVGSCFASVYGLINCLISILWTARENKVNFKDELLDELRFIIQCSGNTKAVKYPKNSGSSSHSTGSSKSKGSSLSVDSLPEDQSVADVEVVKEKRGKK; the protein is encoded by the exons ATGCCACGGCAAATCATCAGGGATGCGGCAACGAGATGGGGCACAGTCAGGGGATCCCACTGGGCCATTTCGTCAATTTCGTCGATTTCGTTGATTTCGCTGTGCGTCTTTGCCAATCTGATAGACAGCTGTCGAACGGAGAGAACCAATGTGG GCCTCATCTATGAAAATACTAATCCGGATGTTGAGAAAATCTTTCACTTGGCCATTGACAAGGCAAACGAGGAGAACGAGGAGCTGAAACTGCATGGAGTGGCTGTGGCGATTGAACCGAATAATGCCTTCGAGACTTCCAAAAAACTGTGCAAGATGCTGCGA CAAAATTTGGTGGCCGTGTTTGGACCAAGTACGAATCTGGCAGCCCGACATGCCCTGAGCATATGCGATGCCAAGGAGTTGCCGTTTCTGGACACACGATGGGACTTTAGTACACAACTGCCCACCATCAATCTGCATCCGCATCCGACGCAATTGGGCGTGGCACTCAAGGATCTGGTCAGTGCACTGGGCTGGGAGAAATTCACCATTATTTATGAGTCGGGGGAGTATCTGGTGACAGTGAATGAGCTGCTGCAGATGTATGGGCCGATGGGTCCGACTATAACCCTGCGTCGCTATGACCTCGATCTCAATGGCAACTATCGCAATGTGCTGAGACGCATACGCAACTCGGATGATGATTCATTTGTGGTTGTCGGATCGATGGAGACGCTGCCCGAGTTCTTTAAGCAGGCACAACAGGTGGGACTCCTGACCAGTGACTATCGCTACATCATTGGCAACCTTGATTGGCATACCATGGATCTGGAGCCATATCAGCATGCGGACGCCAACATAACGGGAATGCGCTTCGTCTCCCCGGACAGCGAGCAGGTGCAGGAGGTGGCCAAGGCATTGTACGAGAGCGAGGAGCCATTTCAGAATG TGTCGTGTCCTCTGACCAACAGCATGGCCTTGATCTACGATGGCATTCAGCTGCTGGCCGAGACCTACAAACATGTTAACTTCCGGCCCATGCAGCTGAGCTGTGGCGACAACAGCGCCTGGGACAAGGGCTACTCGATTGTCAACTACATGAAGTCG TTGACGCTCAACGGCCTCACGGGCGCCATTCGGTTTGACTACGAGGGATTGCGCACTGATTTCCAACTGGAGGTCATCGAGCTGAGCGTGTCGGGGATGCTGCAAATTGGCCAGTGGAGCACCGAGGGCGGCTTCGAAATGAATCGTCCCGCTCCGCCGCACACACTCGAGCCGGATATGCGTTCGCTGATGAACAAGAGCTTTGTCGTTGTCACTGCCATT AGCGAACCCTACGGCATGTTGAAGGAGACCGCCGAGAAGCAGGAGGGCAACGCTCAGTTCGAGGGCTTTGGCATTGAATTGATTGATGAGCTGTCCAAGAAACTCGGCTTCAGCTACACCTTCTATCTGCAGCCGGACAATAAATACGGCGGACTGGATCCCAAAACCGGTGAATGGAATGGCATGCTACGCGAGATAATAGACAAT CGTGCTGACATGGGCATAACCGATTTGACCATGACATCGGAACGTGAGAGCGGCGTGGACTTCACCATTCCCTTTATGAATCTGG GAATCGCCATATTGTTTCGTAAGCCGATGAAGGAGCCTCCCAAGCTTTTCTCGTTTATGTCACCGTTCTCCGGCGAGGTATGGCTTTGGCTCGGACTTGGCTATATGGGCGTGTCCATCAGCATGTTTGTCCTGGGACGATTGTCGCCGGCAGAGTGGGATAATCCGTATCCCTGTATTGAGGAGCCCACCGAACTGGAGAATCAGTTTAGCTTTGCCAATTGTCTTTGGTTCTCCATTGGCGCCCTGCTGCAACAAGGCTCCGAGCTGGCACCCAA GGCATTTTCAACGCGAGCCGTGGCCGCCTCTTGGTGGTTCTTCACACTGATTTTGGTCTCGTCTTATACGGCAAATCTGGCCGCCTTTCTTACAGTCGAATCACTGGTTACACCCATTAATGATGCTGATGATTTATCAAAGAACAAGGGCGGCGTCAACTATGGCGCCAAAATAGGTGGCAGCACCTTTACCTTCTTCAAA GACGCCAAATATCCTACGTATCAAAAAATGTACGAGTTCATGAAGGACAATCCCGAGTTCATGACCAACTCCAACCAAGAGGGCGTCGATCGTGTCGAGAACAGCAACTATGCCTTCCTCATGGAGTCCACAACCATCGAGTACATCACAGAACGACGCTGCACCTTGACCCAAGTGGGTGCATTGCTGGACGAGAAGGGCTACGGCATTGCTATGCGAAAGA ACTGGCCCTATCGAGATGTCCTTAGCCAGGCCATACTCGAGCTACAGGAACAGGGTGTCCTTACCAAAATGAAGACCAAGTGGTGGAAGGAGAAGCGTGGTGGTGGCGCCTGTTCG GAGGAGCCCGACTCGGATGCCTCCTCATTGGGCTTTGCCAATTTGGGCGGCGTCTATCTGGTCATGTTCGTGGGCAGCTGCTTTGCCAGCGTTTATGGGCTGATTAACTGCCTCATCAGCATCTTATGGACCGCTCGCGAAAACAAG GTCAACTTCAAGGATGAACTGCTGGACGAGCTGCGATTTATTATACAATGCTCGGGGAATACGAAGGCTGTTAAGTATCCGAAGAACTCTGGCAGCAGTTCCCACTCAACGGGCAGCTCCAAGTCGAAAGGATCTTCCCTCTCTGTAGACTCTCTCCCAGAGGACCAATCTGTTGCCGATGTGGAAGTGGTCAAGGAAAAACGTGGCAAGAAGTAG
- the LOC117791784 gene encoding glutamate receptor ionotropic, kainate 2 isoform X1 encodes MPRQIIRDAATRWGTVRGSHWAISSISSISLISLCVFANLIDSCRTERTNVGLIYENTNPDVEKIFHLAIDKANEENEELKLHGVAVAIEPNNAFETSKKLCKMLRQNLVAVFGPSTNLAARHALSICDAKELPFLDTRWDFSTQLPTINLHPHPTQLGVALKDLVSALGWEKFTIIYESGEYLVTVNELLQMYGPMGPTITLRRYDLDLNGNYRNVLRRIRNSDDDSFVVVGSMETLPEFFKQAQQVGLLTSDYRYIIGNLDWHTMDLEPYQHADANITGMRFVSPDSEQVQEVAKALYESEEPFQNVSCPLTNSMALIYDGIQLLAETYKHVNFRPMQLSCGDNSAWDKGYSIVNYMKSLTLNGLTGAIRFDYEGLRTDFQLEVIELSVSGMLQIGQWSTEGGFEMNRPAPPHTLEPDMRSLMNKSFVVVTAISEPYGMLKETAEKQEGNAQFEGFGIELIDELSKKLGFSYTFYLQPDNKYGGLDPKTGEWNGMLREIIDNRADMGITDLTMTSERESGVDFTIPFMNLGIAILFRKPMKEPPKLFSFMSPFSGEVWLWLGLGYMGVSISMFVLGRLSPAEWDNPYPCIEEPTELENQFSFANCLWFSIGALLQQGSELAPKAFSTRAVAASWWFFTLILVSSYTANLAAFLTVESLVTPINDADDLSKNKGGVNYGAKIGGSTFTFFKDAKYPTYQKMYEFMKDNPEFMTNSNQEGVDRVENSNYAFLMESTTIEYITERRCTLTQVGALLDEKGYGIAMRKNWPYRDVLSQAILELQEQGVLTKMKTKWWKEKRGGGACSDGGDEAGALALEISNLGGVYLVLGVGAFFGIFVSLLEMLLGVKDRSNDNKVNFKDELLDELRFIIQCSGNTKAVKYPKNSGSSSHSTGSSKSKGSSLSVDSLPEDQSVADVEVVKEKRGKK; translated from the exons ATGCCACGGCAAATCATCAGGGATGCGGCAACGAGATGGGGCACAGTCAGGGGATCCCACTGGGCCATTTCGTCAATTTCGTCGATTTCGTTGATTTCGCTGTGCGTCTTTGCCAATCTGATAGACAGCTGTCGAACGGAGAGAACCAATGTGG GCCTCATCTATGAAAATACTAATCCGGATGTTGAGAAAATCTTTCACTTGGCCATTGACAAGGCAAACGAGGAGAACGAGGAGCTGAAACTGCATGGAGTGGCTGTGGCGATTGAACCGAATAATGCCTTCGAGACTTCCAAAAAACTGTGCAAGATGCTGCGA CAAAATTTGGTGGCCGTGTTTGGACCAAGTACGAATCTGGCAGCCCGACATGCCCTGAGCATATGCGATGCCAAGGAGTTGCCGTTTCTGGACACACGATGGGACTTTAGTACACAACTGCCCACCATCAATCTGCATCCGCATCCGACGCAATTGGGCGTGGCACTCAAGGATCTGGTCAGTGCACTGGGCTGGGAGAAATTCACCATTATTTATGAGTCGGGGGAGTATCTGGTGACAGTGAATGAGCTGCTGCAGATGTATGGGCCGATGGGTCCGACTATAACCCTGCGTCGCTATGACCTCGATCTCAATGGCAACTATCGCAATGTGCTGAGACGCATACGCAACTCGGATGATGATTCATTTGTGGTTGTCGGATCGATGGAGACGCTGCCCGAGTTCTTTAAGCAGGCACAACAGGTGGGACTCCTGACCAGTGACTATCGCTACATCATTGGCAACCTTGATTGGCATACCATGGATCTGGAGCCATATCAGCATGCGGACGCCAACATAACGGGAATGCGCTTCGTCTCCCCGGACAGCGAGCAGGTGCAGGAGGTGGCCAAGGCATTGTACGAGAGCGAGGAGCCATTTCAGAATG TGTCGTGTCCTCTGACCAACAGCATGGCCTTGATCTACGATGGCATTCAGCTGCTGGCCGAGACCTACAAACATGTTAACTTCCGGCCCATGCAGCTGAGCTGTGGCGACAACAGCGCCTGGGACAAGGGCTACTCGATTGTCAACTACATGAAGTCG TTGACGCTCAACGGCCTCACGGGCGCCATTCGGTTTGACTACGAGGGATTGCGCACTGATTTCCAACTGGAGGTCATCGAGCTGAGCGTGTCGGGGATGCTGCAAATTGGCCAGTGGAGCACCGAGGGCGGCTTCGAAATGAATCGTCCCGCTCCGCCGCACACACTCGAGCCGGATATGCGTTCGCTGATGAACAAGAGCTTTGTCGTTGTCACTGCCATT AGCGAACCCTACGGCATGTTGAAGGAGACCGCCGAGAAGCAGGAGGGCAACGCTCAGTTCGAGGGCTTTGGCATTGAATTGATTGATGAGCTGTCCAAGAAACTCGGCTTCAGCTACACCTTCTATCTGCAGCCGGACAATAAATACGGCGGACTGGATCCCAAAACCGGTGAATGGAATGGCATGCTACGCGAGATAATAGACAAT CGTGCTGACATGGGCATAACCGATTTGACCATGACATCGGAACGTGAGAGCGGCGTGGACTTCACCATTCCCTTTATGAATCTGG GAATCGCCATATTGTTTCGTAAGCCGATGAAGGAGCCTCCCAAGCTTTTCTCGTTTATGTCACCGTTCTCCGGCGAGGTATGGCTTTGGCTCGGACTTGGCTATATGGGCGTGTCCATCAGCATGTTTGTCCTGGGACGATTGTCGCCGGCAGAGTGGGATAATCCGTATCCCTGTATTGAGGAGCCCACCGAACTGGAGAATCAGTTTAGCTTTGCCAATTGTCTTTGGTTCTCCATTGGCGCCCTGCTGCAACAAGGCTCCGAGCTGGCACCCAA GGCATTTTCAACGCGAGCCGTGGCCGCCTCTTGGTGGTTCTTCACACTGATTTTGGTCTCGTCTTATACGGCAAATCTGGCCGCCTTTCTTACAGTCGAATCACTGGTTACACCCATTAATGATGCTGATGATTTATCAAAGAACAAGGGCGGCGTCAACTATGGCGCCAAAATAGGTGGCAGCACCTTTACCTTCTTCAAA GACGCCAAATATCCTACGTATCAAAAAATGTACGAGTTCATGAAGGACAATCCCGAGTTCATGACCAACTCCAACCAAGAGGGCGTCGATCGTGTCGAGAACAGCAACTATGCCTTCCTCATGGAGTCCACAACCATCGAGTACATCACAGAACGACGCTGCACCTTGACCCAAGTGGGTGCATTGCTGGACGAGAAGGGCTACGGCATTGCTATGCGAAAGA ACTGGCCCTATCGAGATGTCCTTAGCCAGGCCATACTCGAGCTACAGGAACAGGGTGTCCTTACCAAAATGAAGACCAAGTGGTGGAAGGAGAAGCGTGGTGGTGGCGCCTGTTCG GATGGAGGCGATGAAGCTGGTGCCTTGGCTCTCGAGATAAGCAATCTGGGTGGCGTTTACCTCGTCCTGGGTGTGGGCGCCTTCTTCGGCATATTCGTTTCCCTGCTGGAAATGCTACTGGGCGTCAAGGACCGCAGCAATGACAACAAG GTCAACTTCAAGGATGAACTGCTGGACGAGCTGCGATTTATTATACAATGCTCGGGGAATACGAAGGCTGTTAAGTATCCGAAGAACTCTGGCAGCAGTTCCCACTCAACGGGCAGCTCCAAGTCGAAAGGATCTTCCCTCTCTGTAGACTCTCTCCCAGAGGACCAATCTGTTGCCGATGTGGAAGTGGTCAAGGAAAAACGTGGCAAGAAGTAG
- the LOC117791784 gene encoding glutamate receptor ionotropic, kainate 2 isoform X3, whose product MPRQIIRDAATRWGTVRGSHWAISSISSISLISLCVFANLIDSCRTERTNVGLIYENTNPDVEKIFHLAIDKANEENEELKLHGVAVAIEPNNAFETSKKLCKMLRQNLVAVFGPSTNLAARHALSICDAKELPFLDTRWDFSTQLPTINLHPHPTQLGVALKDLVSALGWEKFTIIYESGEYLVTVNELLQMYGPMGPTITLRRYDLDLNGNYRNVLRRIRNSDDDSFVVVGSMETLPEFFKQAQQVGLLTSDYRYIIGNLDWHTMDLEPYQHADANITGMRFVSPDSEQVQEVAKALYESEEPFQNVSCPLTNSMALIYDGIQLLAETYKHVNFRPMQLSCGDNSAWDKGYSIVNYMKSLTLNGLTGAIRFDYEGLRTDFQLEVIELSVSGMLQIGQWSTEGGFEMNRPAPPHTLEPDMRSLMNKSFVVVTAISEPYGMLKETAEKQEGNAQFEGFGIELIDELSKKLGFSYTFYLQPDNKYGGLDPKTGEWNGMLREIIDNRADMGITDLTMTSERESGVDFTIPFMNLGIAILFRKPMKEPPKLFSFMSPFSGEVWLWLGLGYMGVSISMFVLGRLSPAEWDNPYPCIEEPTELENQFSFANCLWFSIGALLQQGSELAPKAFSTRAVAASWWFFTLILVSSYTANLAAFLTVESLVTPINDADDLSKNKGGVNYGAKIGGSTFTFFKDAKYPTYQKMYEFMKDNPEFMTNSNQEGVDRVENSNYAFLMESTTIEYITERRCTLTQVGALLDEKGYGIAMRKNWPYRDVLSQAILELQEQGVLTKMKTKWWKEKRGGGACSVNFKDELLDELRFIIQCSGNTKAVKYPKNSGSSSHSTGSSKSKGSSLSVDSLPEDQSVADVEVVKEKRGKK is encoded by the exons ATGCCACGGCAAATCATCAGGGATGCGGCAACGAGATGGGGCACAGTCAGGGGATCCCACTGGGCCATTTCGTCAATTTCGTCGATTTCGTTGATTTCGCTGTGCGTCTTTGCCAATCTGATAGACAGCTGTCGAACGGAGAGAACCAATGTGG GCCTCATCTATGAAAATACTAATCCGGATGTTGAGAAAATCTTTCACTTGGCCATTGACAAGGCAAACGAGGAGAACGAGGAGCTGAAACTGCATGGAGTGGCTGTGGCGATTGAACCGAATAATGCCTTCGAGACTTCCAAAAAACTGTGCAAGATGCTGCGA CAAAATTTGGTGGCCGTGTTTGGACCAAGTACGAATCTGGCAGCCCGACATGCCCTGAGCATATGCGATGCCAAGGAGTTGCCGTTTCTGGACACACGATGGGACTTTAGTACACAACTGCCCACCATCAATCTGCATCCGCATCCGACGCAATTGGGCGTGGCACTCAAGGATCTGGTCAGTGCACTGGGCTGGGAGAAATTCACCATTATTTATGAGTCGGGGGAGTATCTGGTGACAGTGAATGAGCTGCTGCAGATGTATGGGCCGATGGGTCCGACTATAACCCTGCGTCGCTATGACCTCGATCTCAATGGCAACTATCGCAATGTGCTGAGACGCATACGCAACTCGGATGATGATTCATTTGTGGTTGTCGGATCGATGGAGACGCTGCCCGAGTTCTTTAAGCAGGCACAACAGGTGGGACTCCTGACCAGTGACTATCGCTACATCATTGGCAACCTTGATTGGCATACCATGGATCTGGAGCCATATCAGCATGCGGACGCCAACATAACGGGAATGCGCTTCGTCTCCCCGGACAGCGAGCAGGTGCAGGAGGTGGCCAAGGCATTGTACGAGAGCGAGGAGCCATTTCAGAATG TGTCGTGTCCTCTGACCAACAGCATGGCCTTGATCTACGATGGCATTCAGCTGCTGGCCGAGACCTACAAACATGTTAACTTCCGGCCCATGCAGCTGAGCTGTGGCGACAACAGCGCCTGGGACAAGGGCTACTCGATTGTCAACTACATGAAGTCG TTGACGCTCAACGGCCTCACGGGCGCCATTCGGTTTGACTACGAGGGATTGCGCACTGATTTCCAACTGGAGGTCATCGAGCTGAGCGTGTCGGGGATGCTGCAAATTGGCCAGTGGAGCACCGAGGGCGGCTTCGAAATGAATCGTCCCGCTCCGCCGCACACACTCGAGCCGGATATGCGTTCGCTGATGAACAAGAGCTTTGTCGTTGTCACTGCCATT AGCGAACCCTACGGCATGTTGAAGGAGACCGCCGAGAAGCAGGAGGGCAACGCTCAGTTCGAGGGCTTTGGCATTGAATTGATTGATGAGCTGTCCAAGAAACTCGGCTTCAGCTACACCTTCTATCTGCAGCCGGACAATAAATACGGCGGACTGGATCCCAAAACCGGTGAATGGAATGGCATGCTACGCGAGATAATAGACAAT CGTGCTGACATGGGCATAACCGATTTGACCATGACATCGGAACGTGAGAGCGGCGTGGACTTCACCATTCCCTTTATGAATCTGG GAATCGCCATATTGTTTCGTAAGCCGATGAAGGAGCCTCCCAAGCTTTTCTCGTTTATGTCACCGTTCTCCGGCGAGGTATGGCTTTGGCTCGGACTTGGCTATATGGGCGTGTCCATCAGCATGTTTGTCCTGGGACGATTGTCGCCGGCAGAGTGGGATAATCCGTATCCCTGTATTGAGGAGCCCACCGAACTGGAGAATCAGTTTAGCTTTGCCAATTGTCTTTGGTTCTCCATTGGCGCCCTGCTGCAACAAGGCTCCGAGCTGGCACCCAA GGCATTTTCAACGCGAGCCGTGGCCGCCTCTTGGTGGTTCTTCACACTGATTTTGGTCTCGTCTTATACGGCAAATCTGGCCGCCTTTCTTACAGTCGAATCACTGGTTACACCCATTAATGATGCTGATGATTTATCAAAGAACAAGGGCGGCGTCAACTATGGCGCCAAAATAGGTGGCAGCACCTTTACCTTCTTCAAA GACGCCAAATATCCTACGTATCAAAAAATGTACGAGTTCATGAAGGACAATCCCGAGTTCATGACCAACTCCAACCAAGAGGGCGTCGATCGTGTCGAGAACAGCAACTATGCCTTCCTCATGGAGTCCACAACCATCGAGTACATCACAGAACGACGCTGCACCTTGACCCAAGTGGGTGCATTGCTGGACGAGAAGGGCTACGGCATTGCTATGCGAAAGA ACTGGCCCTATCGAGATGTCCTTAGCCAGGCCATACTCGAGCTACAGGAACAGGGTGTCCTTACCAAAATGAAGACCAAGTGGTGGAAGGAGAAGCGTGGTGGTGGCGCCTGTTCG GTCAACTTCAAGGATGAACTGCTGGACGAGCTGCGATTTATTATACAATGCTCGGGGAATACGAAGGCTGTTAAGTATCCGAAGAACTCTGGCAGCAGTTCCCACTCAACGGGCAGCTCCAAGTCGAAAGGATCTTCCCTCTCTGTAGACTCTCTCCCAGAGGACCAATCTGTTGCCGATGTGGAAGTGGTCAAGGAAAAACGTGGCAAGAAGTAG
- the LOC117791930 gene encoding BTB/POZ domain-containing protein KCTD12, translating to MPEIVELNVGGVHYTTTLNTLLQDKTTLLHELFAGPEGRDTLAKDSKGRYFLDRDGVLFRYILDYLRDKALQLPEGFRERQRLQREAEHFKLTAMLDCIKGDRDARPPGCITIGYRGSFQFGKDGLADVKFRKLSRILVCGRVAQCREVFGDTLNESRDPDHGGPDRYTSRFFLKHCFIEQAFDNLHDHGYRMAGSCGSGTAGSAAEPKPGVDTEENRWNHYNEFVFIRD from the coding sequence ATGCCGGAAATTGTGGAGCTCAATGTTGGCGGTGTCCACTATACGACGACATTGAATACTCTGCTGCAGGACAAGACGACGCTGCTGCATGAGTTGTTCGCTGGTCCGGAGGGTCGTGATACTCTGGCCAAGGACAGCAAAGGCCGTTATTTTCTGGACCGTGATGGTGTCCTTTTCCGCTACATATTGGACTATCTAAGGGACAAGGCCCTTCAGCTGCCCGAGGGCTTCCGCGAGAGGCAGCGACTGCAGCGTGAGGCGGAGCACTTTAAGCTGACGGCGATGCTGGACTGTATTAAGGGGGACAGGGATGCCCGACCTCCTGGCTGCATCACCATTGGCTATCGGGGCAGCTTTCAGTTCGGCAAGGATGGCCTGGCCGATGTCAAGTTCCGCAAGCTGTCGCGGATTCTCGTTTGCGGTCGGGTGGCCCAGTGTCGTGAGGTGTTTGGCGATACGTTGAACGAGTCCCGGGATCCGGATCATGGTGGCCCAGATCGCTATACGTCGCGCTTCTTCCTCAAGCATTGCTTCATCGAGCAGGCCTTTGACAACCTGCATGATCATGGATATCGCATGGCTGGCAGTTGTGGTTCCGGCACGGCAGGATCTGCTGCAGAGCCCAAGCCGGGCGTGGACACGGAGGAGAATCGCTGGAATCATTACAATGAGTTTGTTTTCATTCGGGATTAA
- the LOC117790513 gene encoding THO complex subunit 3 has product MNRTEQTFEDLKSYFRTHSKIREQRPHMSKVHSVCWNANGCHLASGSFDKTVAVYALERDRFVKNNVFRGHTASVDQLCWHKTNPDQFSTASGDKTVRIWDIRVAKCVSVTNTKGENINIAWSPDGKTIAVGNKEDLITFIDTRTNKIRVEEPFSFEVNEISWNNTNDLFFLTNGMGCMHVLNYPSLEHQTTLKAHPANCICIEFGPTGKYFATGSADAQVSLWDANELACLRMISRLEWPVRTISFSHDERLIASASEDLVIDIAFTETGERVTDIHVDASTFTVAWHPKQYLLAYACDEKETIGDRRRDVGNVKIYGFPE; this is encoded by the exons ATGAATCGAACCGAGCAAACTTTTGAGGACCTCAAGTCTTATTTTCGTACACACAGCAAAATCCGTGAACAGCGGCCGCACATGTCAAAg GTTCATTCGGTGTGCTGGAACGCAAATGGATGCCACCTGGCTTCGGGATCATTTGACAAGACAGTCGCCGTATACGCCTTGGAGCGCGATCGTTTCGTGAAGAACAATGTGTTCCGTGGTCACACGGCATCCGTGGATCAGTTGTGTTGGCACAAAACGAATCCCGACCAGTTCAGCACGGCGAGCGGCGACAAGACAGTCCGGATTTGGGACATTCGAGTGGCCAAGTGTGTTTCGGTGACCAATACCAAGGGCGAGAATATAAACATTGCCTGGTCGCCGGATGGCAAGACAATTGCCGTGGGCAACAAGGAGGATCTGATAACATTCATTGACACGCGCACCAACAAAATCCGGGTGGAGGAGCCGTTCAGCTTTGAGGTCAACGAGATATCGTGGAACAACACAAACGATCTGTTCTTCCTCACCAATGGCATGGGATGCATGCACGTCCTCAACTATCCCAGCCTGGAGCATCAGACGACACTGAAAGCCCATCCCGCCAACTGCATCTGCATAGAGTTCGGACCCACAG GCAAATACTTTGCGACGGGATCGGCAGACGCACAGGTTTCCCTCTGGGATGCCAACGAGCTGGCCTGCCTGCGAATGATTAGCCGCCTGGAGTGGCCCGTACGCACCATATCCTTCAGCCACGATGAGCGACTTATTGCCTCGGCCAGCGAGGATCTCGTCATAGACATCGCCTTCACCGAGACGGGCGAACGAGTCACCGACATCCATGTGGACGCGTCCACCTTTACGGTGGCGTGGCATCCCAAGCAGTATCTGCTGGCCTATGCCTGCGACGAGAAGGAAACCATTGGCGACAGGCGGCGGGATGTAGGCAACGTTAAGATCTACGGTTTTCCTGAGTAG
- the LOC117790769 gene encoding vesicle transport protein SEC20, whose amino-acid sequence MDKDKFTLQIIRQDLIDNNLQAKAIIQDILNSRSSIVELEELNEAGRAKLSAIRKNIERLDDWARDMADPALAVEVDTHREQFSKTLQAFRKANVSTMLEIEKANREELMAITGESDLRQRTNAGARHNRGSLVSQENDVTEKMLAISRHLSETTQKSAVTLETLVASSQNVEATNDELYNTAGSITQSGKLLKKYGRRECTDKMLLFFAFCLFLACVFYIVQKRLF is encoded by the exons ATGGACAAAGATAAATTCACTCTTCAAATAATCCGGCAGGATTTGATTGATAACAATCTGCAAGCCAAAGCCATTATACAG GATATACTCAACAGCAGGTCATCTATCGTCGAACTGGAGGAACTCAATGAAGCTGGTCGGGCCAAGTTATCAGCTATACGCAAGAATATCGAACGGTTAGATGATTGGGCACGTGACATGGCCGATCCCGCATTGGCCGTGGAGGTCGACACGCATCGGGAGCAATTCTCCAAGACATTACAAGCATTCCGCAAGGCGAACGTGTCCACCATGCTGGAGATCGAGAAGGCAAATCGGGAGGAGCTCATGGCCATTACCGGCGAGAGTGATCTGAGGCAGCGCACCAACGCGGGAGCACGGCACAATCGCGGCAGTCTTGTCTCTCAGGAGAACGACGTGACGGAGAAGATGCTGGCCATATCGCGCCATCTGTCGGAGACAACTCAGAAGAGTGCGGTGACATTGGAGACACTTGTTGCCTCTTCACAGAATGTGGAGGCCACCAACGATGAGCTGTACAATACGGCCGGAAGCATTACACAGTCCGGCAAGCTGCTAAAGAAATACGGAAGACGCGAGTGCACCGACAAAATGTTGCTattctttgcattttgtttattccTCGCTTGTGTCTTCTACATTGTCCAGAAGCGACTCTTTTAG